In one Excalfactoria chinensis isolate bCotChi1 chromosome 17, bCotChi1.hap2, whole genome shotgun sequence genomic region, the following are encoded:
- the EXOC7 gene encoding exocyst complex component 7 isoform X1: protein MIPTEEMSARRREIEDKLKQEEETLSFIKESLEKSDQLTKNMVSILSSFESRLMKLENSIIPVHKQTENLQRLQENVEKTLSCLDHVISYYHVAKDTEKIIKEGPTGRLEEYLNCMDKIQKAVEYFQDNNPDSPELNRVKSLFERGKESLESEFRSLMTRHTKPVPPILILDLISGDDEMDTQEEMALEHLPESVLHDVIRISGWLVENGRNQDFMTVYFQIRSVQLDRSIKGLKDHFRKNSSSTGVPYSPAIQNKRKDTPTKKPIKRPGTIRKAQNLLKQYSQHGLDGKKGASNLIPMEGHEHDLRVKHLSDTLSDKHGPVAGRDDVFDIEIDAYIHCVSAFVKLAQSEYQLLTEIVPEHHQKKTFDSLIQESLDNLIMEGDNIVSAARKAIIRHDYSAVLTIFPILKHLKQMKPEFDQVLQGTAAGTKNKLPGLITSMETTGAKALEEFADNIKNDPDKEYNMPKDGTVHELTSNAILFLQQLLDFQETAGAMLASQVLGDTYNIPLDPRETSSSASSYSSEFSRRLLSTYICKVLGNLQLNLLSKSKVYEDPALSAIFLHNNYNYILKSLEKSELIQLVAVTQKTAERSYRELIEQQIQTYQRSWLKVTDYISERNLPVFQPGVKLKDKERQMIKERFKGFNDGLEELCKIQKAWAIPDVEQRDKIRRAQKTIVKETYGAFLNRYSNVPFTKNPEKYIKYQVDQVGEMIERLFDTSA, encoded by the exons ATGATCCCCACCGAGGAGATGTCGGCCCGCAGGAGGGAGATCGAGGACAAGCTCAAGCAG gaagaagaaactCTGTCCTTTATCAAAGAGAGTCTTGAGAAGAGCGACCAGCTCACGAAGAACATG GTTTCtatcctttcttcctttgaaagtCGTTTGATGAAGCTGGAGAACTCGATCATCCCTGTCCATAAACAGACAGAGAATCTACAGCGCTTGCAGGAGAACGTGGAAAAAACCTTGTCCTGCTTGGATCACGTCATCAGTTACTACCATGTGGCTAAGGACACAGAGAAGATCATAAAGGAAGG cccCACTGGCAGACTGGAGGAGTACTTGAATTGCATGGACAAAATCCAGAAAGCAGTGGAATACTTCCAGGACAACAATCCAGACAGCCCAGAGCTGAACCGTGTG AAATCCCTCTTTGAGAGGGGAAAAGAGTCCTTGGAATCCGAGTTCCGCAGCTTGATGACGCGACACACCAAGCCTGTCCCACCCATCCTCATCCTGGACCTGATCAGTGGAGATGATGAAATGGACACACAGGAGGAGATGGCACTGGAGCACCTCCCAGAGAGTGTCCTGCACGATGTCATCCGCATCTCTGGCTGGCTGGTGGAAAATGGCAGGAATCAAG ATTTCATGACAGTGTACTTTCAAATCCGTTCTGTCCAGCTCGACCGCTCCATCAAGGGGCTGAAAGACCACTTCCGTAAGAACAGCTCTTCTACAGGGGTCCCGTATTCCCCTGCCATtcagaacaaaaggaaggaCACTCCTACCAAAAAGCCAATCAAGAGACCAG GCACGATCCGTAAGGCTCAGAACCTTCTGAAACAGTACTCTCAGCATGGTCTAGATGGGAAAAAGGGGGCCTCTAACCTCATTCCTATGGAAG GTCATGAGCATGATTTACGAGTTAAACACCTTTCCGATACCCTGAGCGACAAGCATGGGCCGGTTGCTG GGAGGGATGATGTGTTCGACATCGAGATCGATGCGTATATTCACTGTGTGAGTGCCTTTGTCAAACTGGCCCAGAGTGAGTACCAGCTCCTGACAGAAATCGTCCCAGAGCATCACCAGAAGAAGACTTTTGattccctcatccag GAGTCATTAGATAACTTGATCATGGAGGGTGATAACATTGTCTCAGCAGCCCGGAAAGCCATCATCCGACATGACTATTCAGCTGTGCTCACCATCTTCCCCATCCTCAAGCACCTCAAGCAGATGAAGCCAGAATTTGACCAGGTCTTGCAG GGAACTGCAGCAGGCACAAAGAACAAACTGCCAGGGCTGATCACTTCCATGGAGACAACTGGTGCGAAGGCCCTGGAAGAGTTTGCTGACAACATTAAG aaTGATCCAGACAAGGAATATAACATGCCGAAAGATGGGACAGTTCATGAACTCACCAGCAAC gCCATCCTTTTCCTACAGCAATTGTTGGATTTCCAGGAGACAGCAGGTGCCATGCTGGCATCTCAAG TTCTTGGGGACACATACAATATTCCTTTAGATCCCAGAG agaCCAGCTCTTCAGCTAGTAGTTACAGCTCGGAGttcagcaggaggctgctgagTACCTACATCT GCAAAGTGCTGGGCAACTTGCAGCTTAACCTTCTTAGTAAATCCAAGGTTTATGAAGACCCAGCTTTGAGTGCCATATTTCTGCACAACAACTACAACTACATTCTGAAATCTCTGGAGAA gTCTGAGCTGATCCAGTTGGTAGCTGTGACACAGAAGACAGCTGAGAGGTCTTACCGGGAGCTCATTGAACAGCAGATCCAGACCTACCAGCGCAG CTGGTTAAAGGTGACAGATTACATCTCGGAGAGAAATCTGCCTGTCTTTCAACCAGGAGTGAAG CTCAAGGATAAGGAGAGGCAGATGATAAAGGAGCGCTTTAAG GGCTTTAATGAtgggctggaggagctgtgcaAGATCCAGAAAGCCTGGGCAATCCCAGACGTGGAGCAGCGGGACAAAATTCGCCGGGCACAGAAAACCATTGTGAAAGAGACCTATGGTGCCTTCCTGAACAG gtATAGCAATGTGCCCTTCACCAAGAACCCTGAGAAGTACATCAAATACCAGGTCGACCAGGTGGGAGAGATGATTGAAAGGCTGTTTGACACATCAGCGTAA
- the EXOC7 gene encoding exocyst complex component 7 isoform X3, with the protein MIPTEEMSARRREIEDKLKQEEETLSFIKESLEKSDQLTKNMVSILSSFESRLMKLENSIIPVHKQTENLQRLQENVEKTLSCLDHVISYYHVAKDTEKIIKEGPTGRLEEYLNCMDKIQKAVEYFQDNNPDSPELNRVKSLFERGKESLESEFRSLMTRHTKPVPPILILDLISGDDEMDTQEEMALEHLPESVLHDVIRISGWLVENGRNQDFMTVYFQIRSVQLDRSIKGLKDHFRKNSSSTGVPYSPAIQNKRKDTPTKKPIKRPGTIRKAQNLLKQYSQHGLDGKKGASNLIPMEGRDDVFDIEIDAYIHCVSAFVKLAQSEYQLLTEIVPEHHQKKTFDSLIQESLDNLIMEGDNIVSAARKAIIRHDYSAVLTIFPILKHLKQMKPEFDQVLQGTAAGTKNKLPGLITSMETTGAKALEEFADNIKNDPDKEYNMPKDGTVHELTSNAILFLQQLLDFQETAGAMLASQVLGDTYNIPLDPRETSSSASSYSSEFSRRLLSTYICKVLGNLQLNLLSKSKVYEDPALSAIFLHNNYNYILKSLEKSELIQLVAVTQKTAERSYRELIEQQIQTYQRSWLKVTDYISERNLPVFQPGVKLKDKERQMIKERFKGFNDGLEELCKIQKAWAIPDVEQRDKIRRAQKTIVKETYGAFLNRYSNVPFTKNPEKYIKYQVDQVGEMIERLFDTSA; encoded by the exons ATGATCCCCACCGAGGAGATGTCGGCCCGCAGGAGGGAGATCGAGGACAAGCTCAAGCAG gaagaagaaactCTGTCCTTTATCAAAGAGAGTCTTGAGAAGAGCGACCAGCTCACGAAGAACATG GTTTCtatcctttcttcctttgaaagtCGTTTGATGAAGCTGGAGAACTCGATCATCCCTGTCCATAAACAGACAGAGAATCTACAGCGCTTGCAGGAGAACGTGGAAAAAACCTTGTCCTGCTTGGATCACGTCATCAGTTACTACCATGTGGCTAAGGACACAGAGAAGATCATAAAGGAAGG cccCACTGGCAGACTGGAGGAGTACTTGAATTGCATGGACAAAATCCAGAAAGCAGTGGAATACTTCCAGGACAACAATCCAGACAGCCCAGAGCTGAACCGTGTG AAATCCCTCTTTGAGAGGGGAAAAGAGTCCTTGGAATCCGAGTTCCGCAGCTTGATGACGCGACACACCAAGCCTGTCCCACCCATCCTCATCCTGGACCTGATCAGTGGAGATGATGAAATGGACACACAGGAGGAGATGGCACTGGAGCACCTCCCAGAGAGTGTCCTGCACGATGTCATCCGCATCTCTGGCTGGCTGGTGGAAAATGGCAGGAATCAAG ATTTCATGACAGTGTACTTTCAAATCCGTTCTGTCCAGCTCGACCGCTCCATCAAGGGGCTGAAAGACCACTTCCGTAAGAACAGCTCTTCTACAGGGGTCCCGTATTCCCCTGCCATtcagaacaaaaggaaggaCACTCCTACCAAAAAGCCAATCAAGAGACCAG GCACGATCCGTAAGGCTCAGAACCTTCTGAAACAGTACTCTCAGCATGGTCTAGATGGGAAAAAGGGGGCCTCTAACCTCATTCCTATGGAAG GGAGGGATGATGTGTTCGACATCGAGATCGATGCGTATATTCACTGTGTGAGTGCCTTTGTCAAACTGGCCCAGAGTGAGTACCAGCTCCTGACAGAAATCGTCCCAGAGCATCACCAGAAGAAGACTTTTGattccctcatccag GAGTCATTAGATAACTTGATCATGGAGGGTGATAACATTGTCTCAGCAGCCCGGAAAGCCATCATCCGACATGACTATTCAGCTGTGCTCACCATCTTCCCCATCCTCAAGCACCTCAAGCAGATGAAGCCAGAATTTGACCAGGTCTTGCAG GGAACTGCAGCAGGCACAAAGAACAAACTGCCAGGGCTGATCACTTCCATGGAGACAACTGGTGCGAAGGCCCTGGAAGAGTTTGCTGACAACATTAAG aaTGATCCAGACAAGGAATATAACATGCCGAAAGATGGGACAGTTCATGAACTCACCAGCAAC gCCATCCTTTTCCTACAGCAATTGTTGGATTTCCAGGAGACAGCAGGTGCCATGCTGGCATCTCAAG TTCTTGGGGACACATACAATATTCCTTTAGATCCCAGAG agaCCAGCTCTTCAGCTAGTAGTTACAGCTCGGAGttcagcaggaggctgctgagTACCTACATCT GCAAAGTGCTGGGCAACTTGCAGCTTAACCTTCTTAGTAAATCCAAGGTTTATGAAGACCCAGCTTTGAGTGCCATATTTCTGCACAACAACTACAACTACATTCTGAAATCTCTGGAGAA gTCTGAGCTGATCCAGTTGGTAGCTGTGACACAGAAGACAGCTGAGAGGTCTTACCGGGAGCTCATTGAACAGCAGATCCAGACCTACCAGCGCAG CTGGTTAAAGGTGACAGATTACATCTCGGAGAGAAATCTGCCTGTCTTTCAACCAGGAGTGAAG CTCAAGGATAAGGAGAGGCAGATGATAAAGGAGCGCTTTAAG GGCTTTAATGAtgggctggaggagctgtgcaAGATCCAGAAAGCCTGGGCAATCCCAGACGTGGAGCAGCGGGACAAAATTCGCCGGGCACAGAAAACCATTGTGAAAGAGACCTATGGTGCCTTCCTGAACAG gtATAGCAATGTGCCCTTCACCAAGAACCCTGAGAAGTACATCAAATACCAGGTCGACCAGGTGGGAGAGATGATTGAAAGGCTGTTTGACACATCAGCGTAA
- the EXOC7 gene encoding exocyst complex component 7 isoform X9 has protein sequence MIPTEEMSARRREIEDKLKQEEETLSFIKESLEKSDQLTKNMVSILSSFESRLMKLENSIIPVHKQTENLQRLQENVEKTLSCLDHVISYYHVAKDTEKIIKEGPTGRLEEYLNCMDKIQKAVEYFQDNNPDSPELNRVKSLFERGKESLESEFRSLMTRHTKPVPPILILDLISGDDEMDTQEEMALEHLPESVLHDVIRISGWLVENGRNQDFMTVYFQIRSVQLDRSIKGLKDHFRKNSSSTGVPYSPAIQNKRKDTPTKKPIKRPGRDDVFDIEIDAYIHCVSAFVKLAQSEYQLLTEIVPEHHQKKTFDSLIQESLDNLIMEGDNIVSAARKAIIRHDYSAVLTIFPILKHLKQMKPEFDQVLQGTAAGTKNKLPGLITSMETTGAKALEEFADNIKNDPDKEYNMPKDGTVHELTSNAILFLQQLLDFQETAGAMLASQETSSSASSYSSEFSRRLLSTYICKVLGNLQLNLLSKSKVYEDPALSAIFLHNNYNYILKSLEKSELIQLVAVTQKTAERSYRELIEQQIQTYQRSWLKVTDYISERNLPVFQPGVKLKDKERQMIKERFKGFNDGLEELCKIQKAWAIPDVEQRDKIRRAQKTIVKETYGAFLNRYSNVPFTKNPEKYIKYQVDQVGEMIERLFDTSA, from the exons ATGATCCCCACCGAGGAGATGTCGGCCCGCAGGAGGGAGATCGAGGACAAGCTCAAGCAG gaagaagaaactCTGTCCTTTATCAAAGAGAGTCTTGAGAAGAGCGACCAGCTCACGAAGAACATG GTTTCtatcctttcttcctttgaaagtCGTTTGATGAAGCTGGAGAACTCGATCATCCCTGTCCATAAACAGACAGAGAATCTACAGCGCTTGCAGGAGAACGTGGAAAAAACCTTGTCCTGCTTGGATCACGTCATCAGTTACTACCATGTGGCTAAGGACACAGAGAAGATCATAAAGGAAGG cccCACTGGCAGACTGGAGGAGTACTTGAATTGCATGGACAAAATCCAGAAAGCAGTGGAATACTTCCAGGACAACAATCCAGACAGCCCAGAGCTGAACCGTGTG AAATCCCTCTTTGAGAGGGGAAAAGAGTCCTTGGAATCCGAGTTCCGCAGCTTGATGACGCGACACACCAAGCCTGTCCCACCCATCCTCATCCTGGACCTGATCAGTGGAGATGATGAAATGGACACACAGGAGGAGATGGCACTGGAGCACCTCCCAGAGAGTGTCCTGCACGATGTCATCCGCATCTCTGGCTGGCTGGTGGAAAATGGCAGGAATCAAG ATTTCATGACAGTGTACTTTCAAATCCGTTCTGTCCAGCTCGACCGCTCCATCAAGGGGCTGAAAGACCACTTCCGTAAGAACAGCTCTTCTACAGGGGTCCCGTATTCCCCTGCCATtcagaacaaaaggaaggaCACTCCTACCAAAAAGCCAATCAAGAGACCAG GGAGGGATGATGTGTTCGACATCGAGATCGATGCGTATATTCACTGTGTGAGTGCCTTTGTCAAACTGGCCCAGAGTGAGTACCAGCTCCTGACAGAAATCGTCCCAGAGCATCACCAGAAGAAGACTTTTGattccctcatccag GAGTCATTAGATAACTTGATCATGGAGGGTGATAACATTGTCTCAGCAGCCCGGAAAGCCATCATCCGACATGACTATTCAGCTGTGCTCACCATCTTCCCCATCCTCAAGCACCTCAAGCAGATGAAGCCAGAATTTGACCAGGTCTTGCAG GGAACTGCAGCAGGCACAAAGAACAAACTGCCAGGGCTGATCACTTCCATGGAGACAACTGGTGCGAAGGCCCTGGAAGAGTTTGCTGACAACATTAAG aaTGATCCAGACAAGGAATATAACATGCCGAAAGATGGGACAGTTCATGAACTCACCAGCAAC gCCATCCTTTTCCTACAGCAATTGTTGGATTTCCAGGAGACAGCAGGTGCCATGCTGGCATCTCAAG agaCCAGCTCTTCAGCTAGTAGTTACAGCTCGGAGttcagcaggaggctgctgagTACCTACATCT GCAAAGTGCTGGGCAACTTGCAGCTTAACCTTCTTAGTAAATCCAAGGTTTATGAAGACCCAGCTTTGAGTGCCATATTTCTGCACAACAACTACAACTACATTCTGAAATCTCTGGAGAA gTCTGAGCTGATCCAGTTGGTAGCTGTGACACAGAAGACAGCTGAGAGGTCTTACCGGGAGCTCATTGAACAGCAGATCCAGACCTACCAGCGCAG CTGGTTAAAGGTGACAGATTACATCTCGGAGAGAAATCTGCCTGTCTTTCAACCAGGAGTGAAG CTCAAGGATAAGGAGAGGCAGATGATAAAGGAGCGCTTTAAG GGCTTTAATGAtgggctggaggagctgtgcaAGATCCAGAAAGCCTGGGCAATCCCAGACGTGGAGCAGCGGGACAAAATTCGCCGGGCACAGAAAACCATTGTGAAAGAGACCTATGGTGCCTTCCTGAACAG gtATAGCAATGTGCCCTTCACCAAGAACCCTGAGAAGTACATCAAATACCAGGTCGACCAGGTGGGAGAGATGATTGAAAGGCTGTTTGACACATCAGCGTAA
- the EXOC7 gene encoding exocyst complex component 7 isoform X5 — protein sequence MIPTEEMSARRREIEDKLKQEEETLSFIKESLEKSDQLTKNMVSILSSFESRLMKLENSIIPVHKQTENLQRLQENVEKTLSCLDHVISYYHVAKDTEKIIKEGPTGRLEEYLNCMDKIQKAVEYFQDNNPDSPELNRVKSLFERGKESLESEFRSLMTRHTKPVPPILILDLISGDDEMDTQEEMALEHLPESVLHDVIRISGWLVENGRNQDFMTVYFQIRSVQLDRSIKGLKDHFRKNSSSTGVPYSPAIQNKRKDTPTKKPIKRPGHEHDLRVKHLSDTLSDKHGPVAGRDDVFDIEIDAYIHCVSAFVKLAQSEYQLLTEIVPEHHQKKTFDSLIQESLDNLIMEGDNIVSAARKAIIRHDYSAVLTIFPILKHLKQMKPEFDQVLQGTAAGTKNKLPGLITSMETTGAKALEEFADNIKNDPDKEYNMPKDGTVHELTSNAILFLQQLLDFQETAGAMLASQVLGDTYNIPLDPRETSSSASSYSSEFSRRLLSTYICKVLGNLQLNLLSKSKVYEDPALSAIFLHNNYNYILKSLEKSELIQLVAVTQKTAERSYRELIEQQIQTYQRSWLKVTDYISERNLPVFQPGVKLKDKERQMIKERFKGFNDGLEELCKIQKAWAIPDVEQRDKIRRAQKTIVKETYGAFLNRYSNVPFTKNPEKYIKYQVDQVGEMIERLFDTSA from the exons ATGATCCCCACCGAGGAGATGTCGGCCCGCAGGAGGGAGATCGAGGACAAGCTCAAGCAG gaagaagaaactCTGTCCTTTATCAAAGAGAGTCTTGAGAAGAGCGACCAGCTCACGAAGAACATG GTTTCtatcctttcttcctttgaaagtCGTTTGATGAAGCTGGAGAACTCGATCATCCCTGTCCATAAACAGACAGAGAATCTACAGCGCTTGCAGGAGAACGTGGAAAAAACCTTGTCCTGCTTGGATCACGTCATCAGTTACTACCATGTGGCTAAGGACACAGAGAAGATCATAAAGGAAGG cccCACTGGCAGACTGGAGGAGTACTTGAATTGCATGGACAAAATCCAGAAAGCAGTGGAATACTTCCAGGACAACAATCCAGACAGCCCAGAGCTGAACCGTGTG AAATCCCTCTTTGAGAGGGGAAAAGAGTCCTTGGAATCCGAGTTCCGCAGCTTGATGACGCGACACACCAAGCCTGTCCCACCCATCCTCATCCTGGACCTGATCAGTGGAGATGATGAAATGGACACACAGGAGGAGATGGCACTGGAGCACCTCCCAGAGAGTGTCCTGCACGATGTCATCCGCATCTCTGGCTGGCTGGTGGAAAATGGCAGGAATCAAG ATTTCATGACAGTGTACTTTCAAATCCGTTCTGTCCAGCTCGACCGCTCCATCAAGGGGCTGAAAGACCACTTCCGTAAGAACAGCTCTTCTACAGGGGTCCCGTATTCCCCTGCCATtcagaacaaaaggaaggaCACTCCTACCAAAAAGCCAATCAAGAGACCAG GTCATGAGCATGATTTACGAGTTAAACACCTTTCCGATACCCTGAGCGACAAGCATGGGCCGGTTGCTG GGAGGGATGATGTGTTCGACATCGAGATCGATGCGTATATTCACTGTGTGAGTGCCTTTGTCAAACTGGCCCAGAGTGAGTACCAGCTCCTGACAGAAATCGTCCCAGAGCATCACCAGAAGAAGACTTTTGattccctcatccag GAGTCATTAGATAACTTGATCATGGAGGGTGATAACATTGTCTCAGCAGCCCGGAAAGCCATCATCCGACATGACTATTCAGCTGTGCTCACCATCTTCCCCATCCTCAAGCACCTCAAGCAGATGAAGCCAGAATTTGACCAGGTCTTGCAG GGAACTGCAGCAGGCACAAAGAACAAACTGCCAGGGCTGATCACTTCCATGGAGACAACTGGTGCGAAGGCCCTGGAAGAGTTTGCTGACAACATTAAG aaTGATCCAGACAAGGAATATAACATGCCGAAAGATGGGACAGTTCATGAACTCACCAGCAAC gCCATCCTTTTCCTACAGCAATTGTTGGATTTCCAGGAGACAGCAGGTGCCATGCTGGCATCTCAAG TTCTTGGGGACACATACAATATTCCTTTAGATCCCAGAG agaCCAGCTCTTCAGCTAGTAGTTACAGCTCGGAGttcagcaggaggctgctgagTACCTACATCT GCAAAGTGCTGGGCAACTTGCAGCTTAACCTTCTTAGTAAATCCAAGGTTTATGAAGACCCAGCTTTGAGTGCCATATTTCTGCACAACAACTACAACTACATTCTGAAATCTCTGGAGAA gTCTGAGCTGATCCAGTTGGTAGCTGTGACACAGAAGACAGCTGAGAGGTCTTACCGGGAGCTCATTGAACAGCAGATCCAGACCTACCAGCGCAG CTGGTTAAAGGTGACAGATTACATCTCGGAGAGAAATCTGCCTGTCTTTCAACCAGGAGTGAAG CTCAAGGATAAGGAGAGGCAGATGATAAAGGAGCGCTTTAAG GGCTTTAATGAtgggctggaggagctgtgcaAGATCCAGAAAGCCTGGGCAATCCCAGACGTGGAGCAGCGGGACAAAATTCGCCGGGCACAGAAAACCATTGTGAAAGAGACCTATGGTGCCTTCCTGAACAG gtATAGCAATGTGCCCTTCACCAAGAACCCTGAGAAGTACATCAAATACCAGGTCGACCAGGTGGGAGAGATGATTGAAAGGCTGTTTGACACATCAGCGTAA